A genomic stretch from Georgenia muralis includes:
- a CDS encoding aldo/keto reductase yields the protein MDLNQLGTSGLSVSVVGLGCNNLGRVGTRTESAGGAAEVVHAALDAGITLFDTADVYGREPGLSEELLGRALGRRREDVVVATKFGMDMNGVNGADFGARGSRRYVMRAVEASLRRLGTDWIDLYQLHAPDPCTPVEETLAALDDLVRAGKVRYVGHSNRAGWQIADAEHVARARGLTRFVSAQNHYNLLDRRAELEVLPAAQAYGLGVLPYFPLANGLLTGKYSRGTAPEGSRLTRTRQHLLEDTDFDQLARFGSFARDRGLSEVEVAFSWLASRPAVASVIAGATSAEQVHQNAVSAAWVPSAADLAELDEIFPTVPRVAPF from the coding sequence ATGGATCTCAACCAGCTCGGCACCTCAGGCCTGTCCGTCTCCGTCGTGGGCCTGGGGTGCAACAACCTCGGCCGCGTCGGCACGAGGACCGAGAGCGCCGGGGGCGCTGCGGAGGTCGTGCACGCGGCGCTCGACGCGGGGATCACGCTCTTCGACACCGCCGACGTCTACGGTCGCGAGCCCGGGCTCAGTGAGGAGCTGCTCGGGCGCGCGCTGGGCAGACGCCGCGAGGACGTCGTCGTGGCGACGAAGTTCGGCATGGACATGAACGGCGTCAACGGCGCCGACTTCGGGGCGAGAGGGTCCCGGCGCTACGTCATGCGGGCCGTCGAGGCGTCCCTGCGCCGGCTCGGCACCGACTGGATCGACCTCTACCAGCTCCACGCGCCCGATCCGTGCACCCCCGTCGAGGAGACGCTGGCGGCCCTCGACGACCTGGTCCGCGCCGGGAAGGTGCGCTACGTCGGCCACTCCAACCGCGCCGGCTGGCAGATCGCCGACGCCGAGCACGTGGCCAGGGCCCGCGGGCTCACCCGCTTCGTCTCCGCGCAGAACCACTACAACCTCCTCGACCGGCGAGCCGAGCTCGAGGTGCTGCCGGCCGCGCAGGCCTACGGCCTGGGCGTCCTGCCGTACTTCCCGCTGGCCAACGGCCTCCTCACCGGGAAGTACTCGCGCGGCACCGCCCCCGAGGGCAGCCGCCTCACCCGGACTCGCCAGCACCTGCTCGAGGACACCGACTTCGACCAGCTCGCGCGGTTCGGGTCCTTCGCGCGCGACCGGGGGCTGAGCGAGGTCGAGGTCGCCTTCTCGTGGCTCGCCTCCAGACCGGCCGTCGCCTCGGTGATCGCCGGCGCGACGTCGGCGGAGCAGGTGCACCAGAACGCGGTGTCGGCCGCGTGGGTGCCGTCCGCGGCGGACCTGGCCGAGCTGGACGAGATCTTCCCGACGGTTCCCCGGGTCGCCCCGTTCTGA
- a CDS encoding DUF485 domain-containing protein, translated as MTHSHYDAEAHLPPHHNPLPELVEEERTREPSAEDFTRVQSSEEFVHLRKSFRSFAFPMTAVFLVWYFAYVLLSTYAESFMSTKVLGNLNLGLLLGLAQFASTFLITWLYVRHANKSLDPVAAKLRGELEGEI; from the coding sequence ATGACGCACTCGCACTACGACGCGGAGGCGCATCTGCCGCCGCACCACAACCCGCTCCCCGAGCTCGTCGAGGAGGAGCGGACGCGCGAACCCAGCGCCGAGGACTTCACCCGGGTGCAGTCGTCGGAGGAGTTCGTCCACCTGCGCAAGTCCTTCCGGAGCTTCGCCTTCCCGATGACGGCGGTGTTCCTCGTCTGGTACTTCGCCTACGTCCTGCTGTCGACGTACGCCGAGTCGTTCATGTCGACCAAGGTCCTCGGCAACCTCAACCTCGGTCTGCTCCTCGGCCTGGCCCAGTTCGCCTCGACGTTCCTCATCACGTGGCTCTACGTCCGCCACGCCAACAAGTCGCTGGACCCCGTCGCGGCGAAGCTGCGCGGCGAGCTGGAGGGTGAGATCTGA
- a CDS encoding solute symporter family protein, translating into MDVGNPWLNIAIFLAFVVVTLVIVIRVSRTTTSVSDFYHGGRAFSGRQNGIAIAGDYLSAASFLGIVGAVALYGYDGLLYSIGFLVAWLVALLLVAEPLRNTGKYTMADVLSFRMKQRPVRTAAATSTLAVSFFYLLAQMAGAGGLVALLLGIDGKFGQGLVIAVVGALMIVYVLIGGMKGTTWVQIIKAVLLIIGAGVMTIWVMALNGMNLSEVVGSAISAHPEGARIAEPMLQYGASGTSKLGFVSLAIALVFGAAGLPHVLMRFYTVPTAKEARRSVTWAIGLIGAFYLFTLVLGFGAAYLVGADAIRAAPGGANSAAPALAFELGGTLLLGVIAAVAFATILAVVAGLTITAAASFAHDIYNGVIKNGEADPAQEVKVARRTAVTIGAISIVGGVLANGQNVAFLVSLAFAIAASANLPSILFSLYWKRFNTRGSVWSIYGGLVSALVLIIFSPVVTGSETAMIPGIDIAFFPLSNPALVSVPLGFFLGWLGSVTSAEHDVAKQAEMEVRSMTGAGAEKAIVH; encoded by the coding sequence ATGGACGTCGGAAACCCGTGGCTGAACATCGCGATCTTCCTCGCGTTCGTCGTCGTCACCCTGGTCATCGTCATCCGTGTCTCGCGCACGACGACGTCGGTCAGCGACTTCTACCACGGCGGCCGAGCCTTCTCCGGCCGCCAGAACGGCATCGCCATCGCCGGTGACTACCTCTCGGCGGCGTCCTTCCTCGGCATCGTCGGCGCCGTCGCGCTCTACGGCTACGACGGCCTGCTGTACTCCATCGGCTTCCTCGTCGCCTGGCTCGTGGCGCTGCTCCTCGTCGCCGAGCCGCTGCGCAACACCGGCAAGTACACGATGGCCGACGTGCTCAGCTTCCGCATGAAGCAGCGCCCGGTGCGAACCGCCGCGGCGACCTCCACGCTCGCGGTGTCCTTCTTCTACCTGCTCGCCCAGATGGCCGGCGCGGGCGGCCTGGTCGCACTGTTGCTGGGCATCGACGGCAAGTTCGGGCAGGGCCTGGTCATCGCCGTCGTCGGGGCGCTCATGATCGTCTACGTCCTCATCGGCGGGATGAAGGGCACCACCTGGGTGCAGATCATCAAGGCCGTGCTCCTCATCATCGGCGCCGGCGTCATGACGATCTGGGTGATGGCCCTCAACGGGATGAACCTCTCCGAGGTCGTCGGCTCCGCCATCTCGGCCCACCCCGAGGGGGCACGGATCGCCGAGCCGATGCTGCAGTACGGGGCTTCGGGCACCTCCAAGCTCGGGTTCGTCTCCCTGGCCATCGCGCTCGTCTTCGGCGCTGCCGGCCTGCCGCACGTGCTCATGCGGTTCTACACGGTGCCCACCGCCAAGGAGGCACGCCGCTCGGTCACCTGGGCGATCGGTCTCATCGGCGCGTTCTACCTCTTCACCCTCGTCCTGGGCTTCGGGGCGGCCTACCTCGTGGGTGCCGACGCGATCCGCGCGGCGCCCGGCGGGGCGAACTCCGCCGCCCCGGCGCTGGCGTTCGAGCTCGGCGGCACCCTGCTGCTGGGGGTCATCGCGGCCGTCGCCTTCGCCACGATCCTCGCGGTCGTCGCGGGTCTGACCATCACCGCCGCCGCCTCCTTCGCCCACGACATCTACAACGGTGTCATCAAGAACGGCGAGGCGGACCCGGCCCAGGAGGTCAAGGTCGCCCGTCGCACGGCGGTGACCATCGGGGCGATCTCGATCGTCGGGGGTGTCCTGGCGAACGGGCAGAACGTCGCGTTCCTCGTCTCGCTCGCCTTCGCCATCGCGGCGAGCGCGAACCTGCCGTCGATCCTGTTCTCCCTGTACTGGAAGCGGTTCAACACCCGCGGGTCGGTGTGGAGCATCTACGGCGGTCTCGTCAGCGCGCTCGTGCTCATCATCTTCTCCCCGGTCGTCACCGGTTCGGAGACGGCGATGATCCCGGGTATCGACATCGCCTTCTTCCCGCTGTCGAACCCCGCGCTCGTCTCGGTCCCGCTGGGCTTCTTCCTCGGCTGGCTCGGCTCGGTCACCTCCGCCGAGCACGACGTGGCCAAGCAGGCCGAGATGGAGGTCCGGTCGATGACCGGTGCCGGCGCCGAGAAGGCCATCGTGCACTGA